From a single Pseudomonas sp. A34-9 genomic region:
- a CDS encoding NYN domain-containing protein, which produces MPTAVLVDGAFFIKRFRRIEPQNAFNAERAADLVHRWATAHLLSKNASRPLGHHQDLTQRHRKELYRIFFYDCPPLDTKQHNPISKKAVDFSKSKEAVFRRELHARLRSKRKMALRLGHLSKDVKWTIKPLKIAALLKGKIQITDLTEHDVSIETRQKGVDMRIGVDVASLSFKQQVDQIVLIAGDADFVPAAKMARREGVDFILDPMWQNIPDGLMEHIDGLRSTCPKPPLRTSDL; this is translated from the coding sequence ATGCCCACAGCGGTATTGGTCGATGGCGCCTTTTTCATCAAGCGCTTTCGAAGGATTGAACCTCAAAATGCGTTCAATGCTGAACGTGCTGCCGACCTTGTCCATCGATGGGCAACCGCCCACCTCCTTAGCAAAAATGCTAGTCGCCCGCTCGGCCATCACCAAGATTTAACTCAGCGCCACAGGAAAGAACTGTACCGGATCTTCTTCTATGACTGTCCTCCGCTGGATACCAAACAACACAATCCGATATCCAAGAAAGCCGTGGATTTTTCCAAGTCTAAAGAGGCGGTATTCAGGAGGGAGCTTCACGCAAGACTGCGTAGTAAACGCAAAATGGCACTGCGGCTCGGGCACTTATCGAAAGATGTGAAATGGACAATCAAGCCCCTAAAGATCGCAGCGCTCCTGAAAGGAAAAATTCAGATCACAGACCTTACAGAGCATGACGTAAGCATCGAGACCCGACAGAAAGGTGTTGATATGAGAATAGGTGTCGACGTTGCGTCTTTATCGTTTAAGCAACAGGTCGATCAGATCGTATTGATCGCAGGTGACGCAGACTTTGTACCCGCAGCGAAAATGGCGAGGCGTGAGGGCGTTGATTTCATACTTGATCCAATGTGGCAGAACATCCCTGATGGATTGATGGAGCATATCGATGGATTGCGTTCGACATGCCCGAAACCACCTCTAAGGACAAGTGATCTGTAA
- a CDS encoding PAAR domain-containing protein, with the protein MSGKPAARITDPTSCPLPGHGVNPIASGSPDVFFDGLAAARQTDKSACGSAIVGDVASTVLINGLPAATLGSTGAHGNNVISGSGTIIIGNSHTPAPFTPPLPLVLPNTFGQSFSVLNSETGEPLALRDYVATVDGVTITGVTDASGVAHIKAPSKDSKISLHIKFNAPARTLDELSEGQ; encoded by the coding sequence ATGTCGGGAAAACCTGCAGCTCGTATTACCGATCCCACTTCCTGCCCTCTGCCTGGGCATGGGGTCAATCCAATAGCCTCTGGATCTCCAGATGTTTTCTTCGACGGCTTAGCCGCCGCGCGACAAACAGACAAAAGCGCATGCGGAAGCGCAATTGTCGGAGACGTCGCCTCTACGGTTCTCATCAATGGCTTGCCTGCCGCAACCTTGGGTAGCACCGGCGCCCACGGCAACAATGTCATCAGCGGTTCCGGCACAATCATAATCGGCAACTCTCACACGCCCGCTCCATTTACACCACCACTGCCATTAGTCCTGCCGAACACCTTCGGTCAATCATTCAGCGTGCTTAACAGCGAAACTGGCGAGCCGTTGGCACTTAGGGATTATGTTGCCACCGTCGACGGAGTGACGATTACGGGCGTGACGGACGCGAGTGGCGTAGCTCATATAAAAGCCCCTTCGAAAGACTCAAAAATCTCACTGCATATCAAGTTCAATGCGCCAGCAAGAACGCTTGACGAACTATCGGAGGGGCAGTAA
- the msrA gene encoding peptide-methionine (S)-S-oxide reductase MsrA yields MTTQTETAILAGGCFWGMQDLLRRYPGVLQTRVGYTGGDVPNATYRNHGDHAEAIEITFDPAVISYRQILEFFFQIHDPSTPNRQGNDLGRSYRSAIYYLNEAQRDIAEDTAADVDASKLWPGRVVTEIEPAGPFWEAEPEHQDYLERIPNGYTCHFIRPNWKLPKRA; encoded by the coding sequence ATGACCACTCAAACCGAAACCGCCATCCTCGCCGGCGGCTGCTTCTGGGGCATGCAGGATTTGCTGCGGCGCTATCCCGGCGTGTTGCAGACTCGCGTCGGTTACACCGGCGGTGATGTGCCGAACGCCACGTATCGCAACCATGGCGACCACGCCGAAGCCATTGAAATCACCTTCGATCCGGCGGTGATCAGTTACCGGCAGATCCTTGAGTTCTTCTTCCAGATCCACGACCCGAGCACGCCCAACCGTCAGGGCAACGACCTCGGTCGCAGCTATCGTTCGGCAATTTATTACCTCAACGAAGCGCAGCGCGATATCGCCGAGGACACCGCCGCCGATGTCGACGCCTCAAAACTGTGGCCGGGCCGCGTGGTGACCGAAATCGAACCGGCGGGGCCGTTCTGGGAAGCGGAGCCGGAGCATCAGGATTACCTCGAGCGTATTCCGAATGGCTACACCTGCCATTTCATTCGGCCTAACTGGAAGCTGCCGAAGCGCGCGTAA
- a CDS encoding DUF695 domain-containing protein, whose product MNDVKPDNRNTLNRAWPLFLLLASTALLNTGCSHPPPPIERDPCLDEGPIQSAAYDDCVADRKDASDAALKAILGNGPDLYPQMRLAEPGEETFQASDYPDIPSPMSYRTARSFSATEQQALPFKMRVRWNYTSRKLLPRPRDLVRMNEMEALLLSAAADDGLAKWVCTVTGEHRREWIFYARSDTDFMSRMQALLAPSGPYPVEWSGRKEPARSANGASRVDIRMTPKMCLE is encoded by the coding sequence GTGAATGACGTCAAACCCGACAATCGAAACACCCTGAATCGCGCTTGGCCGCTGTTTTTGCTGCTGGCATCGACAGCTCTGCTTAACACGGGCTGCTCCCATCCCCCGCCACCGATCGAACGCGACCCGTGCCTGGATGAAGGCCCGATCCAGAGTGCTGCTTACGATGACTGCGTGGCTGACCGTAAGGACGCAAGTGATGCTGCACTCAAAGCCATTCTTGGCAATGGCCCAGATCTTTACCCGCAAATGCGCCTCGCCGAGCCGGGCGAGGAGACCTTTCAGGCGTCCGACTATCCGGACATCCCCAGCCCCATGAGTTACCGGACTGCTCGCTCATTTTCCGCGACGGAGCAGCAGGCGCTACCGTTCAAGATGAGAGTCCGCTGGAATTACACCTCCAGGAAACTTCTGCCGCGACCTCGTGATCTGGTACGCATGAATGAAATGGAGGCCCTTTTACTGTCGGCCGCGGCGGATGATGGGCTCGCGAAGTGGGTGTGCACGGTCACGGGAGAACACCGTCGGGAGTGGATCTTCTACGCCCGAAGTGACACTGATTTCATGAGCCGGATGCAGGCGCTGCTGGCACCGAGCGGACCTTATCCTGTCGAATGGAGCGGTCGTAAAGAGCCTGCGCGCAGTGCAAATGGAGCAAGCCGTGTCGACATCCGCATGACCCCTAAAATGTGTTTGGAGTGA
- a CDS encoding N-acetylmuramoyl-L-alanine amidase, with amino-acid sequence MAENFSTKATAQKIKPGEFMCPIPVKVDDRAATREAIIKNIRSSGGTFTERSSWGAAKAKPDMEKDWDYSMIALHHAGRSYECTPGGAKQMKGVQSHHMGNGFDDIGYHYAIACDGTVLEGRDIRFLGSNVHLFNTGVIGIVLLENLTTAEEGGDIVAKGRETLEYFGVSTTNVVPATQVDSLLRLIHVLKGVFVIKNFGGHREYPGQVSEGKICPGNIGMELVRNIRTKTGLLPPPKPGAE; translated from the coding sequence ATGGCCGAAAATTTTTCAACGAAAGCAACTGCTCAAAAAATTAAGCCCGGTGAGTTCATGTGCCCCATCCCCGTGAAAGTGGATGATCGAGCGGCGACAAGGGAGGCCATTATTAAAAACATCCGCTCATCCGGAGGCACCTTTACTGAACGCTCTAGCTGGGGAGCAGCCAAGGCAAAGCCGGACATGGAGAAGGATTGGGATTATTCAATGATTGCGCTGCATCATGCAGGCCGCTCATACGAGTGCACTCCGGGCGGCGCCAAGCAAATGAAAGGTGTTCAATCTCATCACATGGGCAACGGATTTGATGACATTGGCTACCACTATGCGATTGCTTGTGACGGAACGGTTCTTGAAGGCCGTGACATCAGATTTTTAGGATCAAACGTTCATCTCTTCAATACCGGCGTAATCGGTATTGTGCTTCTGGAGAACTTGACTACCGCAGAGGAAGGCGGAGACATCGTAGCGAAAGGCAGGGAAACACTGGAGTACTTTGGGGTCAGCACAACAAACGTCGTTCCTGCAACACAAGTTGATTCGCTGCTGCGTTTGATCCATGTGTTGAAGGGGGTTTTTGTCATTAAGAATTTTGGTGGCCATCGTGAGTACCCTGGCCAAGTGAGCGAAGGGAAAATCTGCCCCGGCAATATTGGCATGGAACTTGTGAGAAACATCCGAACCAAGACGGGACTTTTACCACCACCGAAGCCAGGTGCGGAGTGA
- a CDS encoding TonB-dependent receptor, translating into MPASKSLPTALLGLALACPAMAETQGLELGQVLISAEDRDGTDASVEEAKTRLEQVPGGTNVVDMRQPLQGRVASNQDVLAYQPGVYAQSAGNEGVKISVRGSGINRAPGAHASGLYTMLDGLPLTGPGGTPYELLEPLWVDHVEVLRGANGFDRGSLALGGAIDYVSHTGYNAPKLQVRYATGSHGYQQRQVSSGQVLGDFDYYVSLTDANADGYQDHTASESKGVIANFGYRFNPNLETRFYIRYRETDNDLAGRVTKHSIEHSPRAANPSYVARDDSRKQPGSTFIGNKTTYYIDDDSSIQTGLVYHDYPMDLREGPNRLKVAYTDVSGTFDYKRRDTIFGMESRSNVGLRVTKHLPNDGASEFVRIPSGNTASYVPGTRMRNFTYQGSDTVLHFGNDLEIADDLWLTTGLAAIYTRRESAVTYPQSGGKTSMNDWDYAPRLGLRYQITPDLQVFGNLSRSVEAPHPWSLIYSSNVRFPAGNGAATGTQKDPIKLQNQTATTLELGGRGDSALGEWSLAWYYAQVRHELLSVLPDANAVTPYELNASPTVHQGIEASLNSTLWSAADGRRLGLRQAYTFSDFHYRDDDRFGDNRLPGLPMHYYQGELRYDWPQGFFAAVNTQLVSKVAVDYANSYYADPYALFGATLGYNAPKGDWQGWVDMRNLTNKHYAATVTPGYDDKGLDAARSTPGEGMGVYVGVSWSLL; encoded by the coding sequence ATGCCCGCGTCCAAATCCCTGCCCACCGCCCTGCTGGGCCTGGCCCTCGCCTGCCCGGCAATGGCCGAGACTCAAGGTCTGGAACTGGGGCAAGTGCTGATTTCGGCCGAGGACCGCGACGGCACCGATGCTTCTGTCGAAGAAGCCAAAACCCGTCTGGAACAAGTCCCCGGCGGCACCAACGTGGTCGACATGCGCCAGCCGTTACAGGGCCGCGTGGCGAGCAATCAGGATGTGCTGGCCTATCAGCCGGGCGTTTACGCGCAGTCAGCGGGCAACGAAGGGGTGAAGATTTCCGTGCGTGGGTCTGGCATCAACCGCGCGCCGGGCGCCCATGCCTCGGGGCTGTACACCATGCTCGACGGCCTGCCGCTGACCGGCCCGGGTGGCACGCCGTATGAATTGCTCGAACCGCTGTGGGTTGATCACGTTGAGGTGCTGCGCGGCGCCAACGGCTTCGATCGCGGTTCGCTGGCATTGGGCGGTGCCATCGATTACGTCAGCCACACCGGTTACAACGCGCCGAAACTGCAAGTACGCTACGCCACCGGCAGCCACGGTTATCAACAGCGTCAGGTCAGTTCCGGGCAAGTGCTCGGCGATTTCGATTACTACGTGTCGCTCACCGACGCCAACGCCGACGGCTATCAGGATCACACCGCCAGCGAGAGCAAAGGCGTGATCGCCAACTTCGGCTATCGTTTCAACCCGAACCTGGAAACCCGCTTCTACATCCGCTACCGCGAGACCGACAACGACCTCGCCGGCCGCGTGACCAAGCACTCCATCGAACACTCGCCGCGCGCGGCCAACCCGTCCTACGTGGCGCGCGATGACAGCCGCAAACAGCCGGGCAGCACCTTCATCGGCAACAAGACCACCTATTACATCGACGACGATTCGAGCATCCAGACCGGCCTCGTTTACCACGACTACCCGATGGACCTGCGCGAAGGCCCGAACCGTTTGAAAGTCGCCTACACCGACGTCAGCGGCACGTTCGACTACAAACGCCGCGACACGATTTTCGGCATGGAAAGCCGCAGCAACGTCGGCCTGCGCGTGACCAAGCACCTGCCCAACGACGGCGCCAGCGAGTTCGTGCGCATCCCCTCCGGCAACACCGCCAGCTACGTGCCCGGCACTCGCATGCGCAACTTCACCTATCAGGGCTCGGACACCGTTCTGCATTTCGGCAATGACCTGGAAATCGCCGACGACCTCTGGCTGACCACCGGCCTTGCCGCTATCTACACCCGCCGCGAAAGCGCCGTGACCTACCCGCAAAGCGGCGGCAAAACCAGCATGAACGACTGGGACTACGCGCCGCGCCTCGGCTTGCGCTACCAGATCACCCCGGACCTGCAAGTGTTCGGCAACCTCAGCCGCTCGGTTGAAGCACCGCATCCGTGGTCGCTGATCTACAGCTCCAACGTGCGCTTCCCGGCGGGTAATGGCGCCGCGACCGGCACGCAGAAAGACCCGATCAAACTGCAGAACCAGACCGCGACCACGCTGGAGCTGGGCGGTCGTGGCGACAGCGCCCTCGGTGAATGGAGCCTGGCGTGGTACTACGCGCAGGTGCGGCATGAATTGTTGTCGGTGTTGCCGGATGCCAACGCCGTTACACCTTATGAGTTGAACGCCAGCCCCACGGTGCACCAAGGCATCGAAGCCAGCCTCAACAGCACACTCTGGTCGGCTGCCGACGGTCGTCGGTTGGGTCTGCGTCAGGCGTATACCTTCAGCGACTTCCACTATCGCGATGACGATCGCTTCGGCGACAACCGCCTGCCCGGTCTGCCGATGCACTACTACCAGGGCGAATTGCGTTACGACTGGCCGCAGGGTTTCTTTGCGGCGGTGAATACGCAACTGGTGTCGAAGGTGGCCGTGGATTACGCCAACAGCTACTACGCCGATCCCTACGCACTGTTCGGCGCGACGCTGGGTTACAACGCGCCGAAGGGTGACTGGCAGGGTTGGGTGGATATGCGCAACCTGACCAACAAGCACTACGCGGCAACGGTGACGCCGGGGTATGACGACAAAGGGTTGGATGCCGCTCGGTCTACGCCGGGTGAAGGGATGGGGGTTTATGTCGGGGTGTCGTGGAGCTTGCTCTGA
- the sseB gene encoding enhanced serine sensitivity protein SseB — protein sequence MDTQPENLLEKSLKRAADEPAHRPEFFNTLLNSKVYILGTAGEADGLVNLEAGSNISIAHWQKPDGTPVIPFFSSLQTLQLSIDSEQSYLEIPARSLFEITLGALLCLNPKSPYGKEFFPQEVRNLLADAVGQTATQRTVEKETNVLLGQPAEYPSQMVHSLTQLLVKHSNVKRAFLALMHDTSVDEKPHLIVGIEADGDIERVMREAGNVAGDTAPQGEPVDLCRVSQGEAGLSDYFLRETTPFYERKWGNKLRAFLGFGKA from the coding sequence ATGGATACCCAACCAGAAAACCTGCTGGAAAAAAGCCTCAAACGGGCCGCCGACGAACCGGCACATCGTCCCGAGTTTTTCAACACCCTGTTGAATTCGAAGGTATACATCCTCGGAACTGCCGGTGAGGCCGACGGCCTGGTCAATCTCGAAGCCGGCAGCAACATCAGCATCGCCCATTGGCAAAAACCGGACGGCACACCGGTCATCCCGTTTTTCTCGTCACTGCAAACACTGCAACTGTCCATCGACAGCGAGCAGTCCTACCTGGAGATTCCCGCCCGCTCGTTGTTCGAAATCACACTGGGCGCCCTGCTCTGCCTGAATCCCAAGTCGCCGTACGGCAAAGAGTTTTTCCCGCAAGAGGTGCGCAATTTGCTCGCCGATGCCGTTGGCCAGACCGCCACGCAACGCACGGTCGAGAAAGAAACCAACGTGTTGCTCGGCCAGCCCGCCGAATACCCATCCCAAATGGTCCACTCGCTCACGCAGTTGCTCGTCAAACATTCCAATGTGAAGCGCGCGTTTCTGGCATTGATGCATGACACCTCGGTGGACGAAAAACCGCACTTGATCGTGGGTATCGAGGCGGACGGCGATATTGAGCGGGTTATGCGTGAGGCGGGTAATGTTGCCGGGGATACCGCGCCGCAGGGCGAGCCGGTTGATTTGTGCCGGGTGTCCCAAGGTGAAGCTGGCCTCAGTGATTACTTTCTCAGGGAGACCACGCCGTTTTATGAGCGCAAGTGGGGCAATAAACTGCGTGCTTTCCTGGGGTTTGGTAAAGCGTGA